A part of Citrifermentans bremense genomic DNA contains:
- a CDS encoding plasma-membrane proton-efflux P-type ATPase: MAKSTESFSSLSVEETLRELRTDRANGLSSSEASQRLKLYGYNEIPEKIESLGHRLLRRFWGPIPGMIEIAALLSALVAKWDDFTIILALLMTNVGIDFWQESKALNALTVLKEKLAKTALVLRDGGFQTIDAKSLVPGDIVKVRIGDLIPADIKLIAGDYILADQSALTGESLPASKKEGDIAYANSVVKQGEMLGVVTNTALNTFFGKTVALVAQAQQEEKSHFQKAVINIGNYLIILTVFLVALILFTAMFRHENMLEILRFALVLTVAAIPVAMPAILSVTMAVGAMNLAKKHAVVSRLVAIEELAGVDILCSDKTGTLTQNRMTVADPSPAKGHDLNELLLCAALASREENEDPIERPIFDLLKASGGTELAQYRQISFTPFDPVNKRTEAVVEAGGERSVVTKGAPQVVFSLCDERLEHLETARRVEEFAESGFRTLGVARKRPEEQFFTFLGLIPLFDPPREDSRSTIDEAKRLGIDIKMVTGDNIAIARHIAEELGIGAEISSAQELSGASTRELVLLGEVVAKAVFGKLSPDVKEEEALRFGKSVAQALEREFGALALPKGYVHSHESEIITLIEGADGFAQVFPEDKYLIVDKLQKGGHIVGMTGDGVNDAPALKKADAGIAVSGATDAARAAADLILLTPGLSVIVEAIKGARITFERMKSYSIYRIAETIRVILFMTASILIFNFYPVTAIMIIILAFLNDIPILAIALDNTKADDRPIRWNMTEVMTIATVLGVLGVIASFGIFYLAKLYLKLPPDVVQSFVFLKLAIAGHLTIFVTRTERRFWQPPYPASLLFWAAVSTKMAATLFAVYGWFIAPIGWGYALLVWGYALVWFFINDLAKIEVYRLLRKGRVIA; encoded by the coding sequence ATGGCCAAGAGCACCGAATCATTTTCGTCATTATCCGTTGAGGAGACCCTGCGAGAGTTGCGGACGGACAGGGCCAACGGCCTCTCATCGAGCGAGGCAAGCCAAAGGCTGAAACTCTACGGGTACAACGAAATACCAGAAAAGATCGAGTCGCTGGGGCATAGGCTACTGAGGCGTTTCTGGGGACCGATCCCGGGGATGATCGAAATCGCCGCGCTTTTGTCCGCGTTAGTCGCCAAATGGGACGATTTCACCATCATTCTGGCTCTCCTGATGACCAATGTGGGGATAGACTTCTGGCAGGAATCGAAGGCCCTTAACGCCCTCACGGTACTGAAAGAGAAGCTGGCCAAAACGGCCCTTGTACTTCGCGACGGCGGGTTCCAGACCATCGATGCCAAGAGCCTTGTGCCGGGTGACATCGTCAAAGTCAGGATCGGCGACCTGATTCCAGCGGACATAAAACTCATCGCGGGGGATTACATCCTTGCGGACCAGTCGGCGCTTACTGGTGAGTCTTTGCCGGCAAGCAAGAAGGAAGGTGACATAGCCTACGCCAATTCAGTGGTGAAACAGGGGGAGATGCTTGGCGTCGTTACCAACACCGCGCTAAACACCTTCTTCGGCAAAACAGTGGCGCTGGTCGCTCAGGCGCAGCAGGAAGAGAAGAGCCATTTTCAGAAAGCGGTCATCAACATCGGCAATTACTTGATCATTCTTACCGTCTTCCTTGTGGCACTCATCCTGTTCACCGCGATGTTTCGCCACGAGAACATGCTGGAGATCCTAAGATTTGCCCTGGTCCTGACGGTCGCCGCGATTCCCGTGGCAATGCCTGCCATACTTTCGGTGACCATGGCGGTGGGAGCCATGAACCTTGCCAAGAAGCATGCGGTAGTTAGCCGTTTGGTCGCCATCGAAGAACTTGCCGGGGTTGATATCCTCTGTTCCGACAAGACCGGGACCTTGACGCAGAACAGGATGACCGTCGCGGACCCGTCGCCCGCCAAGGGCCATGACCTGAACGAACTGCTCCTCTGTGCCGCCCTCGCCTCCAGGGAAGAAAACGAAGACCCGATCGAGCGCCCCATCTTCGACCTGCTCAAGGCCAGTGGCGGTACCGAACTTGCTCAATACAGGCAGATATCCTTCACTCCGTTCGACCCGGTGAACAAGAGGACAGAGGCTGTTGTCGAAGCGGGGGGCGAGCGTTCCGTTGTCACCAAGGGGGCCCCGCAGGTGGTTTTCTCTCTCTGCGATGAGCGTCTCGAGCACCTTGAGACAGCGAGGCGGGTTGAGGAATTCGCCGAGAGCGGTTTCCGGACCCTGGGGGTTGCGAGGAAGCGGCCCGAGGAGCAATTCTTCACTTTCCTTGGACTCATCCCCCTTTTCGACCCACCCAGGGAAGATTCGCGCAGCACCATTGATGAGGCCAAACGTCTCGGCATCGATATCAAGATGGTCACCGGCGACAACATCGCCATAGCCAGGCACATAGCCGAGGAACTCGGAATCGGCGCTGAAATTTCGAGCGCGCAGGAACTGAGTGGGGCAAGCACCCGGGAGTTGGTTCTTTTGGGTGAGGTGGTTGCGAAGGCGGTATTTGGGAAGCTGTCACCCGACGTGAAAGAAGAGGAGGCACTGCGTTTCGGGAAGTCGGTGGCGCAGGCCCTTGAAAGGGAATTCGGAGCTTTGGCTTTGCCCAAGGGATACGTGCACAGTCACGAATCGGAGATCATCACGCTTATCGAAGGTGCCGACGGATTCGCCCAGGTTTTCCCCGAGGACAAGTATCTCATCGTGGACAAACTGCAGAAGGGAGGCCATATCGTCGGCATGACCGGCGACGGAGTCAACGACGCTCCCGCCTTGAAAAAAGCAGATGCCGGCATAGCGGTCTCCGGAGCGACAGACGCGGCACGGGCCGCGGCCGATCTGATTCTGCTCACACCAGGACTATCGGTCATAGTCGAGGCGATAAAGGGGGCGAGGATCACCTTCGAGAGGATGAAAAGCTACAGCATCTACCGGATCGCGGAGACCATCCGGGTGATTCTTTTCATGACCGCTTCGATTCTCATATTCAACTTCTACCCTGTCACCGCGATCATGATCATCATACTGGCGTTTCTTAACGACATCCCTATCCTCGCCATAGCCTTAGACAACACCAAGGCTGATGATCGGCCGATCCGCTGGAATATGACCGAAGTGATGACCATAGCGACGGTGCTCGGCGTCCTGGGCGTAATCGCGAGTTTCGGTATCTTCTACCTAGCCAAACTCTATCTGAAACTCCCCCCCGACGTGGTGCAAAGTTTCGTCTTTTTAAAACTAGCCATCGCCGGTCATCTCACCATATTCGTGACCCGTACCGAACGCCGGTTCTGGCAACCGCCCTACCCGGCCTCACTGCTCTTCTGGGCGGCAGTCTCGACCAAGATGGCGGCCACACTCTTCGCGGTCTACGGCTGGTTCATCGCACCCATCGGCTGGGGCTACGCCCTGCTGGTCTGGGGCTACGCCCTTGTCTGGTTCTTCATTAACGATTTGGCCAAGATCGAGGTCTACCGACTGCTGCGCAAGGGGCGGGTAATCGCCTGA
- a CDS encoding SpoIIAA family protein gives MLVRINELPDDMLEFEARGEVTGADYRSVLIPAVEELLARQIKIRFLYHLGQEFTGFEAKAIWEDAKVGLQHLAAWERVAVVTDVGWIATAVKGFGFFMPGQVRIFSNDDLKHARRWLSE, from the coding sequence ATGCTGGTGCGAATCAACGAACTGCCTGACGATATGCTCGAATTTGAGGCGAGGGGAGAGGTGACCGGGGCCGACTATCGGTCGGTGCTCATTCCGGCGGTTGAGGAACTGTTGGCTCGGCAGATTAAGATACGGTTCCTTTACCACTTGGGGCAGGAGTTCACCGGGTTTGAAGCTAAAGCCATTTGGGAGGATGCCAAAGTTGGATTGCAGCATCTTGCCGCCTGGGAGCGGGTGGCGGTGGTCACGGACGTGGGATGGATCGCCACGGCGGTTAAGGGGTTCGGCTTTTTCATGCCCGGACAGGTCAGGATTTTCTCTAACGACGACCTGAAACATGCTCGGCGCTGGCTGAGCGAATAG